Part of the Cohnella candidum genome, CGCCGGAGTCGTCCCCGCCGCTTCCTTTGTCCTGCGATTGCTGATCCTGTGCCTTCTGCGTGATGTTGATGATGCTGACGACCGCGGGCCGGATTTTCTCGGACGCCGAGATGATCCGCTCCGAGGTCTCCACCAGCGACTGGCCTCCCGCAAGCGCGGGCATGGCCGCCGGCGAAGCTTCCCTGCCGCCCGTGATCAGCACGAAAAGCAGCACCACCGCAAGGGCGCTGACGAGGGAAGAGACGACCGCGACGCGGAACGTCGACATGGAGCGCAAGCCGCGCATGCCGCCGGAGCCGGATGGACCGTAACGCTGGATGGAACGCTTCGCTTTGGTGGAATAAAAATCGTCGTCGAACAGGCTCATCGTCTTTCTCCCTCCTTTACGAGTATGTCCAGGATCAATCAAGTTTCTATCATGAACAGGAATGTTTTCATAGTCCGTGACTAAAATACTAATAGAATAGATTCCCGCAGGCAAGCCGACAACCAAGGAATTTCCAATGAAAAGAAAGGAAGGGATGACTTATGCAAAATGCTTCCTATGATTGGCACTATCTCGATCTCGCCGCCCGTTTGGGAGACTTGAAGGACGACCAGTACCGGCAGCTTCTGGCGCTCAGCACGCTCATCGAGCTGCTCGTCGACAAAGGCTTGCTCACGCCCGAGGAAATCCGCGACAAATCGCTCCATATGGAGGCTGAACTGAACCGTCAGCTCCTGCTCTGAAGCCGCTGTTTCAAGCCTTGAGCAGATCCCACTCCGTCGGCTTGTCAGGGTAGGTATCGCATAAGGCGAACTCGTGCTTCTGATAGAAGAACCCATTGTCTTCTAATACTGTATTCACCGTCAGTTTGGCTAAATCCATGAGATTGTGCTGCAAGCTCAGGTGCGCCAAATAGACTCTGCGGGTCGCGCCGGACAGAAGCCTGCACAACGCTTCCCCTGCGGCTTCGTTGGATAAGTGGCCGGTATCCCCGAGAATGCGCCGTTTGATGTTCCAAGGGTATCGGCCCATCCTCAGCATCTCGATGTCATGGTTGGATTCGAGTACGATGACGTCGGAGCCCATCAGCTTGGCCATGACCTTATCGCTCATGTAGCCCATGTCGGTCGCGAGGCTCAGTTTGCGTCCGCCTGATTCAAAGCAATAGCCGACCGGCTCCGCCGCATCGTGGGAGATCGCATACGATTCGATCTTGAGATCGAACAATTCCATCGCGCTGTCCGTGTCCAGCACCTTGCGCTGGTGGTCGGGCAGCTCGCCGACGTGCTTGTGCATGGCCGCCCACGTTTTCTCGTTCGCGTAAACCGGCAATTCGAATTTCCTGGCGAACGCCCCGAGGCCCTTGATATGGTCCGAGTGCTCGTGCGTCACGAACACCGCGTCCAATTCATTCCCCGCGACGCCGCGTTGCTGCATCAATTCTTCTATTTTTTTGCCGCTCAGCCCGACATCGACGAGCACGGTCGCCGCATCCGAAGATACGACCGTCGCGTTGCCCGTCGAGCCGCTGGCCAGCACCGTAAAACGTAAGCCCATGGCGGTTTCCTTTCTCTCTCCCGTATTGCTCTCTAGTCTCTACTTCGTCTCCGGCGCCGGAGGCGTTTCTCCTTTGCCGGTGGTGACTTCCGCGCTGATCGCATGTACATAGTACACTTCGCCATTTTCTAACAAAACCCTCCACGAGGGTGCCGAAACTTGCGTTTCCGCGTCAGGAAATATTTGCCCGTGATAGCCAAGCCGGATGTCCTTGATGACGGAGTTGGCGGGCAGGTAGTTGTTGATGACGACCGCGACCGCTTGGGATGCGGGCAGCACCCGCTGCTCCTGCGAGACGTCCGAGGCGAGCGTCTGGACGATGTCCTGACGGTACGATTGGATCCGCTGCTCGCTGTTGTACAGTTCCAGATGGATGTCGAACATCGGGAACCCGTCCACGATCCGGTTCAACACGAAGACGCCTTCCCGGCTGCCGGGGTCGTCGTAGGCGTATTTGCCGATCTCCGGAATCGTCCCGCCGAGCGCGTCCGAAAGCTCCTGCGTATTGAAAACGATTCGGGATTCCGGCGGTTTCGCGATCGGGATGCGGGCTTTATCGCCCTTCGCCGGCTGCTCTTTCAGCTTGAAGGACAAGTCCTTCATCGACGGCGTCTCCGCCGGGATTTGCGCGTCGATCCGGATTTTCTTCTCCTGCATGATCTGCCGCGTCTCCGCGGGAAGAGACGTCCAGTCGACGGACGTACTCACTTGGGCGCGCCATTCCGTCCACAGCTGATAGCCAAGCAGCACGTTCAACATCAGAAAGGCGAGAATCAGTACGCTTTTCGCCCGTCTCCAGTCCATCCCTTCCCCTCCTTGGCGCTTTTGCGCGGATTTATGGTTTGAAGCTTCCGGCTTACGGCGCGGCGGTCGATTCCGCCACGATCTGCACGGAGCCGTTCGCCAAGCGCACGGCCCAAACCGGATGAAGCGTGATGACGTCCTTCTCCAGCGTCGGCCGGTAAGCCGGGAACAGCGCCATCACCCTGGATCCGAGAGAGGCTTGCGCGATCAGGCTGCGCAGAGGGTCTCCTCCCGGCAATGTCCGGCTTGTGCGGTTTTTCGCGGTGTCGTCCATGATGAGCAAGGACCTCTCATACGAGGTAACGGTACCTTGCTGCAGCAGAAGCTGCATGTAGCCGAACGTCAACCCTTTGCCCGGCATCACCGGCACTTTGCCGTAATATTGCTGAAAGCGGATGAGACTGTCTGCACTGTCTTCGTTGTCCGCATCCGATTCGGGCGACAGTGTCAGGCGGTACTGCCCGTTCCACCCGCCGTGCTGATTGACGAACCGCACCGCGCCCGTCACATTGTCGATGAAGTCGGTCTGGCCTTCGGTCGGCGCCACGGGGTCGGTATACGACATCCATCCGCCGTTTTCGCCGATTTTGAGCCCTCGCCTGCCGTCTGTATAGATCAAGTTGCCGTCTTTGTTTTCCTGGATCGTCCGCGTCATGCCCGGATCGAAAAACAGGTTCGTCTGCATCTGTTCGCTTGTATAGCGGGTGATCGGCACGTCCATCTGCGTCAGCCAGGAGTACGGCTTCTCCGGCAAATACAGCTGGCCGTCGGTCGTCTGGTACGGCGTCCAGAACTGGCCGAACCCGACGTTCGTCGCCACGTCGCCCACCGTCAGGTCGGCCCGAAGCGACTCGTAGACGTTGCGACCGTCCGAACTGAAGAAGAACGTGCGCACCTCTTCGCTGTCTTTGCGAACGAAAATCCAGATCCGGTCGATCGAATCGCCCGAGAAGAGAAAGTCGGTTTCGAGCTTGAACACGCCTTCTCCTTGCAGAAGCTTGAACGGGATCGGCCGGCCGAACCGCAGCTCGACGCCTTGGTCTTCCCGCCTGACCAAGTCCCAATCGACCGAGTCCACGGAGCTGCGCTCGAAGCCTTTGAAATCCCTGCCCTGAAGTTTGCTCAGGATCAAATCGTAGTAAGGCGAGTTGTCCGGGTAAAAAACGGTATGCTTGTCTCCGCCCAGATGAAGCACGATCTCTTCGGGGAACAGCAGGTTCTGCACCTTCTCTTCCGGACCGAGCGGCTCCGTCTGGACGTAATCCTGATTCGGCTTCACTTTGGCTTCCAGGCTCGGCATGCTGTAAGCCAGGAAATAGCTTTGCACCAGACTGAGCGCCACGAGCAAGCCGAGCAGCACGGATTTGCCCTTCTCCATCATGCCGGCTCACTTCCTTCCTGCACGATCGGCAGCGTCACGGTCACGACGGTACCGACGCCGACCTCGGAGTCGAGCGAGATCGCGCCGCCGTGCGCCCGGACGATTTCCCGGGCAATCGACAGGCCGAGGCCCGTGCCGCCCATGTTGCGCGAGCGGGCCTTGTCCACCCGGTAAAACCGGTCGAAAATGCGCTCCAAATCCTTCTTCGGAATGCCGATTCCCGTATCTATCACGACGACGGAGAGAAGCCCGGCCGGGGTCCGAGCCGCCGACAGGTCGATCGTTCCTCCGTCGAGGGTGTATTTGAGGGCGTTGGAGACGAGGTTGTCCAGCACCTGGTCGATACCGTCCCGGTCGAGCCATACCGGCTCCAGCTTGGCATCGACTTTCACCGATGCGGTAATCGCCTTCTGGCGCAATTGGAATGAGAAGCGGTCGACGACCTCTTCCAGCATGTCGTTCATGTTCGTCTTTTCGCGGCGGAGCTGCAGGCGGCGGGAGTCGAACCGGGACAGGTGCAGCAGGTCGCTGACCAGCCGGATCATCCGCTCGGTCTCGTTGCGGATGACGCCGACGAAACGGTCCGCCAGCTCGCGCTCCTCCATCGCGCCGTCTCCGAGCGCTTCGGCGTAGCTCTTGATCGTCGTCAACGGCGTGCGAAGCTCGTGGGAAACGTTCGCCACGAACTCGCGGCGGGACTGCTCCAGCTTCTCCGCCTCGGTGACGTCGTGAAGCACGGCGATGGCCCCCGCCACGCCTTTGTCCCTTCGCCGGATCGGCGTCAGCGTGACGCGGACGATAACCTCGTCCTCGTCTTCCGCCACCTCCCTGCGCAGCAGCAGCCAGGATTCCTTGCCTTCGAGAGTCTGGGCGATCGGCGCCTTGTCCACGCCCAACGCTTCGGACAGCGTTCGGCCCTCCCAATTCTCCGAACCGAGCAGCGTTTGCGCGCGGCGGTTCGTGATGATGACCCGGCCGAGTTCGTCCGTCGCCAGCACCCCGTCGTTCATGTTCGTCAGGACCGAAGAGAGCTTCTCCTTCTCCTCTTCGTTCAGCGCGAGCGCTTCGGAGAGCCGGTCCGTCATGTCGTTGAACGCGGCGCTGAGCTGCCCGATCTCGTCGGTGCCCAGCACGGGAACCCGCTGGTCGAAGCGGCCTTCCGCCACCTCGGTGACTTGGCGGGTGAGCGCCTTGATCGGCGCGGTGATCGTGCCGGCCAGCAGTACGCCGAGCAAGGCGGTGAGTCCCAGCGCGATCAGGATCGCGGAGACGAAAATGCGGTTGATCCGCTCGACTGTCTGGTACAGGTCTTTCATCGAAGCGGTGATATAGACGACGCCGACGACTTTGCCTCCGGCGATGACCGGCTTGGCGATCACTTTCTTGCGGACGTTGTCGTCGTCGATGATTTCTTCCTCGTTGTCGGGGATGCGCTGCAACGCACGGCTGACGAGCAGCGAAGTGTTCTTGCGCCCAATGATCGAAGGCTGCGTCATTTTGGACGTCGTCAGCACGCGTCCGCTGGCGTCCAACACCTGAATCTCGGCGCCGCTGATGCTGGAGAGGCTCCCGGTCAGCGCGTTCAGTTCGTCCCCGGCTTCCTGCAGCGCTCCGCCGCTCTTGTCCTGTTGGGACAACGCAGGGGCCGTCAGATTGGTCAGCAGGTTCGCTTGGTAGTTCAGGTTGCTCGTGAAAGACTCGATCAGCGAGCTCTTCATGGTGCTGATGAAATACACCCCGATCAGCTGAACCGCGATCAGGATGAGCATCAGCACCATCAGAATGAGCTTTGCCTGAATGCTCCGGAAAATCCGAAAAAGCTTCATCCCAGGGGACCGCCCGACATGCGCGTGCTGCGCATCAGATAGCCGAGGCCGCGGCGGGTCATGATGATGTCGGGGCGGCTCGGGTCATCCTCGATCTTCTCGCGAAGCCGGCGGATCGTGACGTCGACGGTGCGGACGTCTCCGAAATATTCGAAGCCCCATACCGCCTGCAGCAGATGCTCCCGCGTCATGACCTTGCCGCTGTTGCGGGCCAGATAGTGGAGCAGCTCGAACTCCCGATGGGTGAGATCGAGCGGCTGGCCGTTCTTGTATACGACGTACATGTCCGTGTCGATGAAAAGGTTGAACAGCTTGATTCCCTGCGGTTCCGTCTCCTGCGGGGCGCTGTCGTCGTTGCCGCGGGGCGCCTCCAGGTTCCGCTGGCGCCGCAAGTGCGCCTTCACCCGCGCGAGCAGCTCCCGCGTGCCGAACGGCTTGGTCACGTAATCGTCGGCGCCGAGTTCAAGCCCCAGCACCTTATCGATCTCCGTATCCTTGGCCGTCAGCATGATGATGGGCGTAGACAAACGCGAACGCACCTCGCGGCACACGTCCATACCGTCTTTGATAGGCAGCATCAAATCAAGGAGAATCAAGTCGGGATCCTCCTCGAACGCCAGCCGCACCGCCGCTTCCCCGTCGAAAGCGCAGACGACCTCGTAGCCCTCTTTTTCCAAATTGAATTTCAGAATATCGGCGATCGGCCGCTCGTCGTCCACGACCAGAATTTTGCCCGGCATGCCTGCACGCCTCCCTTCTCCGGAAGCTCGTTTCCATGACTCTATCTTACCATAACCGCATAGCCGGGAGAACGAAGGAAACAATCTCCTGCACCGATTCTACGGCCAAGAAAAAAGCTTTCTCCGGTCGGAGAAAGCTTCGTTGCGCTTATAAGTAACTCGTCGGGTTTTTGAGCTTGCCGTCCAAATGGATTTCAAAATGAAGATGAGTGCCGGTAGAGTGGCCCGTGCTGCCCATGATGCCGATCGTTTCGCCTTGTTCGACGATCTGGCCTTTCTTGACTTTGATGCTCCTCATGTGCCCGTAAACGGTCTTGAAGCCGTTCTTGTGATCGATGATGACCATGTTGCCGAGGCCCCCGGACTTATACCCGGCGTACTCGACGACGCCGTCATCGGCGGCCATGATGTTGCTTCGGCCGACCATGTCGATGCCGTTATGCATCCGTCCCCAGCGCTCGCCCAGATAGCTCGTGATCCGGTGCCCGATGACGGGCCAAATGAATTTGCCGGAACCCTCTCCCGGAATGACTTTCGTTCCTTTGAGGATGATCGTGGAGACGGGCTTCTCCAGGATTTGCTCGGAGACGATCTCCTCTTCCGCGAGATCCCCGTTGGTTTTGACCAGTCGGTACGTCACTCTTTTCTTGCCGTCCCGTCCCTGGCGGATCATCTTGGATTGGCCCGCCCGGATGTCGTCGCTCTTCTTGTACTCGATCGTCGCCTCGATGACTTCGTCCTGCGTCACCTGTTCGACCGATTGCACGTTCAGCATCGGGGAAGGTCTGTCCTCGGTCAGCCGTTCATAGAGAAGATCGGGATCGGTTAACGTTCCGTCGCCGAGCGCGACTTCCTGGAGATCGACCTTCTCGACGAAGTCCACGGAGGTGACGAGATGCTCGGGCGTTTTAGGCGTTTGAGCCGTTGTCGCGGGTTTCTTCGCGCCGACAGTCGCCGACAGCGCCATCGTGCGAACCCTTGGCTGCTGCGCGGCCGCGGCGGAATCTTCGGCTTCCGCTTCGGCGAAGGCGAGTTTGGCGTCCTTCGGCACGTATTGGTGCTTGATTTTGTCCAGCAGCTCTTCCGCCGTCGCGCGGTCCCGGACGATGCCGACGGTTTTTCCTTCGATCCTGACTTCCACGCCAATGGGATGCGTCGTCACTTTGCCCGCCAATGCGGCTAGCGTTTGCTCGTCGCCGGGACGAGCCTTGTAAGCCCTTTCAAGGCGGTATGTAACCTGGTTGCCGTCGAGCGCCTGCAGGAGGGAGGTGTCCGCCCGGTCCAATTCGGCTTCTTTGGCGGAGAGCCAATGCTCGACTTTGGCGCTGGAACTGATCGTGCCGACCGGCACGCCTTTCACGTAAACCCGGTAATAATCCACCATGTGGGCTTTCACGTATTGGTGCCCGCCAATGGCAACCGCTCCGACGCCAAGAACGGCGATCGCGGTTGCGGCGATGGGACTGCGGTAATGCCCGACAAAACGACTCCACTTCGGAAGCATTTTCTTATTAACAACGGTTATTCCTTTCAAGCAGTAAGACCGAACGTGCCGGAGACTGCCCCTGACGGCAGCAGCTGCGCTCCGGATTCGGCCCGTTCCCCTGAAATCGGCCATGATCTTCTCCTTTACGCGTATGATGTTCGGAACCTATTTGCCTTCCGTTCAAGGTAAAACCTGAGTCCTACTTTAACATAGGTCTTACAGACCGGACAACCAAACAAACGTTTGATGTTCGAAAAATGGCAAAACCGCCCTATCGGGGGCGGTTTTTGAATGCACACTCTCGGTTTACGGATTTTGCGCGAGCTCCTCGCCGGCCGGGGGATTGGGGGTGTCTTCGGTCCCGGATTCCCGGCTTTGGAGCAGCTCCATCATTTGGGTGTACTCAGACTCGGTCAGAATCGGCTTGATCGATTTTCCGATCTCCTCGACTTCCGCTTTCGTCAGCCCGTCGGCCAGCTTGTCGGAAAGCAAGGCCAGTTGTTCGGCGTCCATTTTGGCCATGACCGTTCGCAGCAGTTGGCGCTGCTCCGCGGTCATTTCCGCCGTGCTGCCGCTAAACGCCGAAACCGAGGGGGTCTCATCCGGAAGACCGGGACCTGGACTTCCCGATGCGATGCCGCCTGTGCCGGGACTTGTGCTAGTGTTGGCGTTCGCGCTTGCGCTAGGGCTCGGATCGGGAGAGGCTTTCCCGCTTCCGCCTCCGCGGCCTGCGTTTTCCGGGGAGGTCGACGCGGGGGAGGGCGTCGGCTTTTCGGATGCATCCGCGGCGGCCGTCGGCTCAGGATGTGCGCCCCACAGCCGGCCCCAGACGCCGGACAGCGCGAAAGGCTGCGTCTGAAGGGGCAGGTCGAGCTGCTTCAGCAGCGATTCCATATAGCTGTTCACGATATAACCCGTCGTCCAGATGCTGAGGAAGCTGAGCAGCAGGGCCGTCGCCAGCGTCTTCGCCGCCCAGTTCATCCATTTCCACCACATGCCGCTACCACCTGTTTTCCATCTTCTTTTCATAGATTTCAGTATGGACAAACCTATCGGCTTTTAACCGTGTGGAAAAGCACAGGCGGGCGGCGATAGAGCGATTTCCGGCTATTCGCCGGGGTGGCGCGGCGGCAAGAGCTGAGGCCCGACGCCTTCGAACGTAAGCTTCACCGGACGGATCGTCCCGTCATCTTCGAACTCCATGCGCTCGATACAGACGACGCGATGATTGGCTGCCGACTCTTCCAAAGGACGCCGGTGATAGATCATATACCAATCGTCAGTCCCGGGTACATTCAGAAACCCGTGGTGGCCGGCGCCCGTCGCGACCTCCGGATCGGCGGACAAGATTTTTCCGATCCGCTCGAAAGGCCCGATCGGAGTGTCGGCAACCGCGTAAGCGACCGAATAGTGGGGTCCGCCCCATCCGCCTTCCGACCACATGAAATAATAGCGGCCCTGCCGCTTCAGCATGCAGGGACCTTCGACGTAACCCGACGGCGTCACCTCGATGAACGTCTCTCCGTTATCGTGGGTGTCCAGGCTGGTCATATCGCGGTTTAATCTCACGACGTTGCAGCGGCCCCATCCGCCGTAAAACAAATACGGCGTACCGTCGTCGTCGATGAAAACGTGCGGATCGATCGGCTGCGCGCCGTTCACGAACCTGTCGATCAGCGGTTTGCCTATCGGATCCAGAAAGGGGCCTTCCGGGCGGAGTGCGACGGCGACGCCGATGCCGCCCCGCTCTTCGTCGTTCTGGATGTCGTTCGCGGCGAAATAGAGGTAGTATCTCCCGTTCGCATAGATGGGAGACGGCGCCCATACCGCCCGGCTGGCCCATTCTATGTCTTCCGCGGCTAATATCCGTTCCGATTTCGTCCAAACGACAAGATCGTCCGAATAGAAGGCGTCAAAAAAAGTCTGGTCCTCGTAATCGGCGGAATAGGTCGGATAAATCCAATAACGATCCTCGAAAATTCTAGCTTCCGGGTCTGCGTACCAGCCGGGGAAAAGCGGATTTCCCGATTTCATGCTGCCTCCTCCATTCCATGACCGAATTGTCTTCCTGCTCTATTATAGGAAAAAAATCGCATCCCCCCTAGTCCTTAAACCGCAAAAACCGTCCGCCTTAAAGGGCGAACGGTTTCTCGTTTACATTTCCTTGTTATGCAGCCGCTTCGGCGACAGGTGCGGCAGACGCTGCTTGACGCTGCTTGCGCGAGCGTTTGAAGTACAGCAGTTCGTACATGACCGGCACGACGACCAAGGTGAGGAGCGTCGAACTGGCCAATCCGCCGATCACGACGACGGCCAGGCCGCTCGAGATGATGCTTCCGCCGCCCATGCCGATCGCGAGCGGGATCAGGGCGCAGATCGTCGCGATCGCCGTCATGAGGATCGGACGGAGACGCGTGCCTCCCGCTTCGATCAACGCTTCGCGGATCGTCAGGCCGTGCTCGATCTGCTGGTGCACGCGTTCGAGCAGTACGATCGCGTTGGTGACGACGATGCCGATCAGCATCAGGAAGCCGATCATGCTGGAGACCGACAGCGGCTCGCCGCCGATCAGCGTGCCGACCAATCCGCCGATGAGGGCGAACGGCAGGGAGAACAGCACCGCCAGCGGCGCGCGGCCTTCGCGGAAGGCGATGACCATCACGATGTAAACCATGCCCACGGCTACCAACATGGCCATCAACATATCCTTCATCATCTGCTGGATGTCCGCGTTGCTGCCGCCCGTCGTGTAGTCGGCACCGGCCGGGAGCTTCAACGCTTTCAGCGTTTTCTCGACTTCCGCGTTGACTTTGTTGACGTTCTTATCCGTGATTTTACCGGAGACGGTCGCGTATTCCGCGCCGTTTTTATACTGCAGCGTGCTCGGAAGCTGGACTTCCTTGACGTCCGCGATGTCTCGAACGGAAATTTCCTGGCCCGTCGGCGCGTGCAGCTTTAAGCCGGCGATATCGTCTACGGATTTCAGGGAGACCCCGTTCAATGCCAGGTACAAATCGTTTGCTTTCGCGCCGTCTCCGATCGTGCCGGCTTTCGTTTCCGTCAGGAACGGGTGCAGCAGCATCGAAGCTTGGGCCGCGGACAGGCCGTATTTGGCGGCGTCGTTCTGCCGGACTTCGATCGCGATGCCCTTCGTTCCGTCTTGAAGGTTGTTGCTGATGTTTTTGGTGCCCGCGACCTTAGCGACCGCCGCGGTGATCTGTTCCGTCGCCGTGCGGATGTCCTGCGTGGAGTTGCCGGTTACGGTAATGGAGATCGCCCCGCCGCCCGACATGTCATCCTTGATCAGGCTGAATTCCGCGCCGGCCGGAACGGTGACTTGCTTGCCGACTTCGTCGCTGAATTGATCCAGATCCGTATCGCTCTTCAAGCCGATGAACCATTCCGCGGTGTCGGCATCGCCGCTTCCCGTGATGCTTCCGCCGATCGTCAGGCTGGCGTTCTCGACCGCGGTGTGTTTCCGTACGACTGCGTCCACTTTATCCGCTTCGGCGCGGATCGAATCCAGGCTCGTGCCTTTCGGCATCTTAAGCGAGGCGAAAATGTATTTGTAATCCGATTCCGGCAGCAGCGTCACGCCGACTTTGCCGGCGAAGATCGGAACCAGGCTGCCCACGAAGATAAGGAAAGACAGAATGAGCACCGTCGCTTTATGGCCGAGCGACCATTTCAGCACGCGTTTGTAACCGCGGCTGACGGCGGATTCCTTTTCCGCTTTCGGCTGGGTTTTGCGTAACAAAGCCCATGCCATCAGAGGAACGACCGTGAGCGCCACAAGCAAGGAAGACAGCAGCGCGAAAGCGACGGTCCAGGCGAACGGGCGGAAGTATCCGCCGATCATGCCTTGCAGCAAGCCGAGCGGCGCGAATACGGCAACCGTCGTGATCGTGGAAGAGGTGATCGCTCTTCCCACTTCAGCCGTAGCCGACAGAACGAGATCCTTGCTGATTTTCTCGCCGCGCAGACGGCGCACGATGTTCTCGATGACGACGATGCTGTCGTCCACGACCCGGCCGGTCGCGACCGCCAAACCGCCGAGCGTCATGATGTTCAGCGTCACGTCCGTGAACGACTTGAGGCAGATCAGCGCGATCAGCATAGACAGCGGAATCGAGACGATCGCGATCAAGGTCGCGCGGAAATTCCGCAGGAAGAACAGGATGAGCAGCGAAGCGAACAAGGCGCCCAGTCCGCCTTCGCGGGCCAGCGAGCTGACCGATTCCTTGACGTCGGTCGCGCGGTTGTACATGATCAGCGACTTGATTTGGCCGCCCTTCTCGGCGTCCTCATAGACTTTCAGGACTTTATCCGCCACTTCGACCGTATTGGCCGCGCCGGTCTTCACGATGTTAAGCGTGATGCTCGGCTGGCCGTTCGTCAGGTTGATGACGCTCAGGTCTTTTCCTTGTTCCACTTGCGCGATGTCCGTCAGCTTCACGCTGCCGTCCGGCGTGAGGCTCCATGCCTTCAGCTGTTCGAGCGAACGGAGGTCGCCTTGCACGAAGACCGGCAGCTTGTTCTGCTGCAACGTGACTTCGCCGAGCGGCACGCTCAGGTTATTCGCTTGCAACGCGCCCA contains:
- a CDS encoding efflux RND transporter permease subunit, encoding MKFFANFSLRNPVAIVLLVLLVAVGGVYSASQFRQEQQPEVNFPGIMVQAVFPGAAPNEVMNQVTLPLEKVLRNVDGVKNVTSQSANSVSMLQLEFGYNDDMKKKQELVKQAIGDVRLPESVEKPNVMYFSTTNQPIMYTTVTGQKGMSPEELTTLVKNSVIPDLEAIEGVNEVQAIGLKDDGVYIRLDASKMAALGITYDQVMGALQANNLSVPLGEVTLQQNKLPVFVQGDLRSLEQLKAWSLTPDGSVKLTDIAQVEQGKDLSVINLTNGQPSITLNIVKTGAANTVEVADKVLKVYEDAEKGGQIKSLIMYNRATDVKESVSSLAREGGLGALFASLLILFFLRNFRATLIAIVSIPLSMLIALICLKSFTDVTLNIMTLGGLAVATGRVVDDSIVVIENIVRRLRGEKISKDLVLSATAEVGRAITSSTITTVAVFAPLGLLQGMIGGYFRPFAWTVAFALLSSLLVALTVVPLMAWALLRKTQPKAEKESAVSRGYKRVLKWSLGHKATVLILSFLIFVGSLVPIFAGKVGVTLLPESDYKYIFASLKMPKGTSLDSIRAEADKVDAVVRKHTAVENASLTIGGSITGSGDADTAEWFIGLKSDTDLDQFSDEVGKQVTVPAGAEFSLIKDDMSGGGAISITVTGNSTQDIRTATEQITAAVAKVAGTKNISNNLQDGTKGIAIEVRQNDAAKYGLSAAQASMLLHPFLTETKAGTIGDGAKANDLYLALNGVSLKSVDDIAGLKLHAPTGQEISVRDIADVKEVQLPSTLQYKNGAEYATVSGKITDKNVNKVNAEVEKTLKALKLPAGADYTTGGSNADIQQMMKDMLMAMLVAVGMVYIVMVIAFREGRAPLAVLFSLPFALIGGLVGTLIGGEPLSVSSMIGFLMLIGIVVTNAIVLLERVHQQIEHGLTIREALIEAGGTRLRPILMTAIATICALIPLAIGMGGGSIISSGLAVVVIGGLASSTLLTLVVVPVMYELLYFKRSRKQRQAASAAPVAEAAA